In Salinarimonas sp., a genomic segment contains:
- the dapB gene encoding 4-hydroxy-tetrahydrodipicolinate reductase, with translation MRLAVVGAAGRMGRMLVKTIVETDGCALAGASERPGSDAIGQDAGVLAGLPALGVAIVDDPRLAIDAAEAVIDFTAPEATKALAALCAERGVAQIVGTTGLSAEDLAVLRTAAERCCIVQSGNMSLGVNLLAGLARQVSRTLGPEFDVEIVEMHHRHKVDAPSGTALLLGEAAAQGRGIDLAERAVRARDGHTGPRKPGDIGFATLRGGSVVGEHTVIFAGAGERIELRHVAEDRSLFAAGAVKAALWARGRPPGFHSMADVLGLTP, from the coding sequence ATGCGTCTCGCCGTGGTAGGCGCCGCCGGCCGGATGGGCCGGATGCTGGTCAAGACGATCGTCGAAACCGATGGCTGCGCGCTCGCGGGCGCCTCCGAACGTCCGGGGTCGGACGCGATCGGCCAGGACGCCGGCGTGCTCGCCGGCCTGCCGGCGCTCGGCGTCGCGATCGTCGACGATCCGCGCTTGGCCATCGACGCCGCCGAGGCGGTGATCGATTTCACCGCGCCGGAGGCGACGAAGGCGCTGGCGGCGCTCTGCGCCGAGCGCGGCGTCGCGCAGATCGTCGGCACGACCGGCCTCTCGGCGGAGGATCTCGCCGTCCTGCGCACGGCGGCGGAGCGATGCTGCATCGTGCAGTCCGGCAACATGTCGCTCGGCGTGAACCTGCTCGCGGGCCTCGCCCGGCAGGTGTCGCGCACGCTCGGGCCCGAGTTCGACGTCGAGATCGTCGAGATGCACCATCGTCACAAGGTCGACGCCCCGTCGGGCACCGCCCTCCTCCTCGGCGAGGCCGCCGCGCAGGGCCGCGGCATCGACCTCGCGGAGCGCGCTGTGCGCGCCCGCGACGGCCATACCGGGCCGCGAAAGCCCGGCGACATCGGCTTCGCCACGCTGCGCGGCGGCTCCGTCGTCGGCGAGCACACGGTGATCTTCGCCGGCGCCGGCGAGCGCATCGAGCTGCGCCACGTGGCGGAGGACCGCTCGCTCTTCGCCGCCGGTGCGGTGAAGGCGGCGCTCTGGGCCCGCGGCCGGCCGCCCGGCTTCCATTCCATGGCCGACGTCCTCGGCCTCACCCCCTGA
- a CDS encoding GNAT family N-acetyltransferase, whose product MKVDPAPGYAVRPAREADVPLLPAVEASASTLFRSIDIGYRGDWSTTPPGALDLCRVSGTLWVAADRDDAPVGFLAAGELDGFLYVHELSVAAEHQRRGLGAALMAAAVDFGRWAYIPAVTLTTDRYVPWNKPFYARLGFVELQREGLPPGLAQMLAKQEARGHDPARRCAMAKVL is encoded by the coding sequence GTGAAGGTCGACCCCGCACCCGGCTACGCCGTCCGCCCCGCGCGCGAGGCGGACGTGCCGCTGCTGCCGGCGGTCGAGGCCTCGGCCAGCACGCTGTTCCGGAGCATCGACATCGGCTACCGCGGGGACTGGAGCACGACTCCGCCGGGGGCGCTCGACCTGTGCCGCGTCTCCGGCACGCTCTGGGTCGCGGCCGACCGGGACGATGCGCCGGTGGGCTTCCTCGCCGCCGGCGAGCTCGACGGCTTTCTCTACGTGCACGAGCTCTCGGTGGCGGCGGAGCACCAGCGCCGCGGGCTCGGCGCGGCCCTGATGGCGGCGGCGGTCGATTTCGGCCGCTGGGCCTACATCCCCGCCGTGACCCTCACCACCGACCGCTACGTGCCCTGGAACAAGCCGTTCTACGCCAGGCTCGGCTTCGTCGAGCTCCAGCGCGAGGGCCTGCCGCCGGGCCTCGCCCAGATGCTGGCGAAGCAGGAGGCGCGCGGCCACGATCCCGCCCGCCGCTGCGCCATGGCCAAGGTGCTCTGA